In a genomic window of Thermosynechococcus sp. CL-1:
- a CDS encoding DUF3146 family protein, which translates to MAPHSLPQTTAYVRIIAHSWQEGHIRGHVCASEYQWEFCWQFKAKKLQISPALGRALIKEPLGRFLEAQDYQLEPGGDYEFVVRAKF; encoded by the coding sequence GTGGCTCCCCATTCCCTACCCCAAACTACTGCCTATGTCCGCATCATTGCCCACAGTTGGCAAGAGGGTCACATTCGTGGCCATGTCTGCGCCAGCGAGTACCAGTGGGAATTTTGCTGGCAATTTAAGGCGAAAAAACTGCAAATCTCCCCAGCCCTTGGGCGTGCTCTGATCAAAGAACCCTTGGGGCGGTTTCTGGAAGCCCAAGACTATCAATTGGAGCCGGGGGGCGATTATGAATTTGTTGTCCGTGCCAAGTTTTAG